DNA from Pseudomonadota bacterium:
TCATCAAACTCTTGGAGCGCTAAGACTATGATCAGGATAACCAGTTCCAGTTTTCGCCAAATTGAAATATTCCCTATTCCTTTTGGACAATTATTTCAACGATGGCGGGCAAACCATACCGCCGGCACCAGGGGTCATTACTTCCTGTCCCTTACTCTGATACTTTTCCTTACTTTTTTTGCCTCGCCCCTGTTTGCCGACCCTTCCGGCCGCAAAGCCGGGCCACCGCCCCTGGTTAAGGTTGCGGTTATCAGCGAGGAAAACGTCAATCCACCGACGGAATACGTAGGGCATGTGGAAGCAATCCAGCAGGTTGACCTTCGCGCCCGGGTGGAAGGATTCATCGAACAGGTAAAATTCAAGGAAGGAGACAGAGTCACGGCCGGTGATGGGCTGTATATTATTGAGCCGGCACACTACAAGGCCAAAGTCAATGTCTGCAGGGCACAGGTTGCCCGGGCCGAGGCCATCCTGCAAAAAAACAGCCAGCAGCTTCAGCGCCTGCGGGCTGCCCGGCCTGAAAGTATACGGGCCACCGACATGGATAATGCCATCGCCGAAGAGTTGCAGGCAAAAGCAGAACTGGAGGAAACAAAAGCCAACCTGGTCAGGGCTGAACTCGACCTGGATTATACTCTCATCAAGGCGCCGATCAGCGGGCGCATCGGCCGCACTGCCTACACCAAAG
Protein-coding regions in this window:
- a CDS encoding efflux RND transporter periplasmic adaptor subunit, with the translated sequence MIRITSSSFRQIEIFPIPFGQLFQRWRANHTAGTRGHYFLSLTLILFLTFFASPLFADPSGRKAGPPPLVKVAVISEENVNPPTEYVGHVEAIQQVDLRARVEGFIEQVKFKEGDRVTAGDGLYIIEPAHYKAKVNVCRAQVARAEAILQKNSQQLQRLRAARPESIRATDMDNAIAEELQAKAELEETKANLVRAELDLDYTLIKAPISGRIGRTAYTKGNLVNLSSGPLARIVQLDPIRVVYPVSENDLPAIQTALHDAKKNNGNPLLQPHIRLGNGETYQENGRVDFVDNQVDINTGTISVWARFNNHEELLLPGQYVTALISRKQPNILPVVPQAAVIIDQQGHSVLVVDNQNKVSKRLITTGRATATKWSVLSGLKTGEKVIIQGIQKVKPGQIVRIDTDKPAAGTKEQ